The following proteins are co-located in the Branchiostoma lanceolatum isolate klBraLanc5 chromosome 16, klBraLanc5.hap2, whole genome shotgun sequence genome:
- the LOC136421647 gene encoding uncharacterized protein, with the protein MVKCFLVTHIVFFLSQFQPLMFKEAVATFRPGIYKGDVIKRLWSSLLQSWFERGARVYIVSPWMDKKTIGYIKNRLMTSQSPIQAIYIRDPCFTDKNGKETSLAEAMRGVFSESEADRIRCLRVGTDRETDGKAYFHCKFVAGKFENHVEILVTSANFNDHHFNPLQRDSVILLSENSRDFETRYLSELDNVTKEVSLASLLKN; encoded by the exons ATGGTAAAATGCTTTCTTGTAACCCACATTGTCTTCTTTTTATCACAATTTCAGCCCCTGATGTTCAAAGAGGCCGTGGCGACCTTCAGGCCGGGAATCTACAagggtgacgtcatcaaacGCCTTTGGTCCAGCCTTCTCCAGTCGTGGTTCGAGCGTGGAGCGCGTGTCTACATCGTCTCTCCTTGGATGGACAAGAAAACCATCG GCTACATCAAGAACCGTCTGATGACCAGCCAGTCGCCCATCcaggccatctacatccgggaCCCTTGTTTCACGGACAAGAACGGAAAGGAAACTTCTCTGGCGGAAGCGATGCGGGGGGTCTTCTCCGAAAGCGAGGCTGACCGGATACGCTGTCTGAGGGTCGGCACAGACAGAGAGACCGACGGGAAGGCCTACTTCCATTGCAAGTTTGTGGcgggaaagtttgaaaatcatgTTGAGATTCTGGTGACCAGCGCCAATTTCAACGATCATCACTTTAACCCCCTTCAGAGGGACTCTGTGATACTCCTCAGTGAAAACTCGCGAGATTTCGAGACGAGATATCTTAGCGAATTGGATAACGTCACCAAAGAGGTGTCCCTAGCTTCTTTACTGAAGAACTga